The Syntrophorhabdaceae bacterium genome segment CTTCAATAAGAATGGAGATAAGAATCTGGATAAGACTTATCAGGATATGCTTATAGAGATTGCAAGAAAAACCCTTGATGAGTATGTAAGAAAAGAAACCGTCCCGAGATTTGAAATAAAAGACAATAAACTCCTTGAAAAAAGAGGGGTCTTTGTTACCTTGAAGAAAAAGGGGGAACTCAGGGGTTGTGTTGGATATATACAACCTGTCCTGCCTTTGTATAGGGCAATTATCGATATGACCGTGGCTGCAGCATCAAAAGATATGAGGTTTATCCCTGTTCATAAAGGGGAATTAAAGGATATAAAGATAGAAATCTCGATCCTTACGCCTTTGAAGCCCATTAAAAGTATTGATGAAATAGAGGTAGGTAGAGACGGTATATTTATCAAAAAAGGCAATAACTCTGGTCTTCTCCTTCCTCAGGTGGCAACAGAATATAACTGGGACAGAGAGGAATTTTTAAGGCAGACCTGTATAAAGGCAGGTCTATATAAAAATGCATGGAAGGACAAAAATACAGAGATATATACCTTCCAGACCCAGATAATATCCGAATGAATACGCATACCCCATTGAGAATAAAAGCCATTATGGAATTTACTTAAAAAATTTACAAAAAAAACTTGACAATACCATTTTTCATTGTGATATGTTAAAAATAACTTGTTTAATTCTTTTTTTTAAAAAAATTCTTCTTATGAGATAAGGCTGGTGAATAAAAACATATTCAGACAGTTACGTTTTTTTTGCTGGTTATTATTACTATCCATTATTTTTTTCTATATTAATTCAAATAGACTTTATGCTAAAGAAAAAATTATTGTGGGTTATGGAGGTTTATGGACTGCCGGACAAGAAATAAACTACCCAATTTACAGTCGAGTAAATAAAAAATATCCGCATAAGCTTTCTAAATCTATTGAAACGTCTATTAGAAAAGTTTCAGAAAACTTGCCATTTGAGATCCTCTTCGATTCTGATGTAGAAAGAATGAAAAAGCATATCGATTATCCTTATTCACTTGCAGTGGCCATCACCAGAGATGATGTTGTTAGTGAAAGCTTCACCACGCCGGTGGCAGAAATCAATAAAACAATCGTGAATGTTGGCATGGTCATCATCATTTACCAGACAACGCCTGCACGGAATAATCAAAAGACTGAACAGAACACCATTATATTTTCCCTACCGTTAGTTGGCTATCACCAGCAATTAGATGAAAATCGATTGACGGAAGAAGAAATAGATGAATTGTTTATAAAGACTGCAACCAAAACCATTGAAGATTATTTAGTCAAAAGGTTGAAGGGAATTAGTCTGGATAAAGTTTATGGCGCTGTCACTTCAATTGATTCTAACAGCGTTGTCATTAATTTAGGCGCTTTTCAAGGTATAGAAGAGAACAACAAAGTCGATTTCTTAGACAAAGCTGGCAATAGGATTGGCCGGGGAACGGTCAAGATACTTAAAAAAACAGAGAGCACTGTAAGCCTCGATAAGGAATTTAAAATATCCATTGGGTGTCGCGTTGTCGGATATATCTGCAAGGGCATGTCTGAAGACACCTATCAAGTTGTCAAGTTCAAGATATCATCGAAAAAAGCATCAGCCATGTTTGACGAAAATAAATTGGGACAGCAGGTTGCCCAATGGTTTTCAGATTTTCTTGTGGCGCGCTCAGGAAAGACTGTATTACCATCAAAGCTAAGCGGCGAATGGGTTACAAAGGCAACTGGTGAGTCATTCGCTTTATTCATCAAAGACGGTAAAGCCTATCGGTTTGATATAGCTCTACCTAAATATCCCGTTCACCTTGATTTGACTGGGATTGCCTCCATGATGGTCGAGGGGAATAATGTTAATGAAATATGGGCTTATAAAGCCTGGTTGAAAGTAGACATTCCCGATAAGAAATTCTCTAAAAAATTCGATGAAACAGCATCAAAGAATTTGGTTCCTGGGATGCAGCAATTTACGGAAAAGGATGAATTTTTTGACCTGATCCATCAATTGACCGCTAAAGCAGCAATAGATGACTCTTTATGAAAAAAAGATTTCTGTATATAACAATCATAGTCCTTCCTCTCCTGATTTTAGTTTCAGTATTACTAAATGTATGTTGGTCTCAAGAATACAAGGATATTACTGTATCAGGAACGGCAGTCATTGTTGGTGACAATGAAGATCAGGCAAAAAAGTTAGCTGTGCACGATGCATTGCGCACAGCCGTAGAAATGGGTGTCGGAGTGATTATTCAGAGCAGTTCGGAGGTCAAGGATTTTGAGTTGATCAAGGATGAGATTAAATCAAACGCCGAGGGATATATTAAGGAATACGACATCATAAAGGAAGGAGCAAAGAACGGCAAATATAATGTAACCTTAAGGGCAAAAGTCTTAACCGAAAAAATTAACGAGGCTTTTAAGAAACGATTGAATAAGGTTGCACGAGCTTTGGGGAATCCATCTATTACATTTGTCTTGACGACTTGGAAAAAAATCGGGGAGAAGGGTGGTTTTGAATCCAAAACTGAGCAAGTTGATGTTTCGGCAAAGCATCGTGACCGGGCGCAGATAGATGGCGGCATCGATGAAAAAGCAAGTGCTGAAAGTAAATATTCCGGAAGTACCAGAGCAAAATCGTCAATGAGTGCCGATATATCCACTAAGGAGAGAGCAAGTGCAGAGTTTAAAGGGTCATCAAGTGGAAAAGGAATGGCATCTGCCAGTGTAGCTGCGCGCGGAAAAGCTACAGATGATTCCATAGAAGCCAGCGGGGATGTAAAAGCTAGTCGCAGCTATGATGGACAGGCTAAGGCTGATTATCAGGGTTCATATGACGGCAAAGGTCGTGCCGCCTATGAGGGTTCTGCTTCAAGATCTGGTGAAGCAAGCGGATCTCAATCCAGCAGTTACAAAGTAAAAGGCGCTGTCGATTCCTCTAAGGCTGTTGACGCCTCTTTGAAAGTCACAAAATCAAGTAGTTCCACCATGAGACTGAGTGAGATAGAATGGAAAAAATTTCCTGATATGACTATCATCGATGCTTTTGGCCAAGAATTCAAAGAAAGAGGCTTCGATCTTATGGCGGCAGACGAGGCTAGAAAAATCGCTCAAGCTGAGTCGCTGGCAAGTTCCCCCATAGACGTTTTTGACCGGGAGCAAGTCCGGAAAAAAGCGGAGAAGGAAGGCGCTAATTATGTCGCCAGGGGTGAAGTGCAAATCATTGATTACCAGATTTCGGAAAGCACCGGAAAACCGGTGGTGCGATCAAAAGTTGGTGTCGAGATCATTGATGTAAATTCCGGAGATATTGTTGGTGTTTACTCAAATACAACAAATGCTACCAGCTCAAGCAGAGAGGAGGCAGAAGCGCAAGCCATTAAAAAAATCGCGGTATTGGCTGCAAAGACTTTGGCTGGTCAGACAGTGGAAACCTGGGAAAAACGTAGTGCCGTTGGGCAATTCTATACAATAGAGGTGCGAAATATTACTAACACGCGCAAACAACAAAGACCCCTGATCAAAGTCATTGAATCTGTAGCTAACATACGACAACAGACCAATCCCGAGAATAAAGTGCTTCTCATTCAAGTATCTTTCAAGGGGACCAAAGAAAAACTTGGTGAAGTAATTTTGGATAAGCTTGAGAGTGAAAAAATTCTTGGATTCTCTGCCGAAGAATTTGATGGTCCTAAAATTGAGGGAGGGAAAATCGTTTTTATTTTTACAAAATAATAGAAACTTAGAAAGAAAGACCTGCAATAAACAAAAATAAACAAAGGAGGAGTATCATGAAAAGAATCGGTATTATTAGTTTGGCAATGTTGTTGGTTATCTTTGTTGCTTCAGCGGCAATGGCACAGGGGTTTGGTTTCGGTAAGAAAAAGGAAGATACGGCTAAGGTGGATGTGGATGGACTGTCAAAACAAGCTTTGTCGCTTATAACAAAAGTTCAATTAGCAAATATAACATTTGGGGAGGGTATTGTATCTATTCAAGAAGCCGTAGGTAAAAAAGAGGAGGCTGAGAGGCTTAGGCAACTCATCGCCAACGCAAAGGAAAAGAAAGGGGATAAGAACGTCACAAAAGAATTGGTAGCTGAGGTCAACAATGCAACTGCTTCTTTAAGCAATGTCGAGTTAGGAACACAAATAAACAAAGAACAGGCACAAAAGTTCTTATGGACATCGGTTACAAATATTGGCATTGGTGTGATTCTTGATGGATTAGCCGCCAAGGATGCTTCTGACCTTTTAAAAGAAGCGCAGGGGGCGTTGAAGCAGGTATCATTTACTTCAGCCGGCAAAGTGAAAGATGTTATTGACGTTTCCCAATTTATCGTCAAGGAAATTCCTCCACAGGCAAGCAGCCTTCAAAAATACAGTTCGAAGCTGATTGATTATATGAAGACCAATGGCATCCCAACGCCATCACCAGAATCCATAAAAAAAGCAGCGAATGAAAAATTAAAAGAAGGTTAATCACGTTTTTGTGCTCCACGTATTTATTTCCTATCCGACCTAAATATGTGGAGCATTTATTTATTGAACACATATATAATCTGCGGGAATGATTGATTATGATAGTTTTTGTTAGCGGCAAGAAATCAATGGTTGTATAAGATTCCTACATCAACCACGGATCTTGCCGCATTTCCCAAAATAAAAATCC includes the following:
- a CDS encoding flagellar assembly protein T N-terminal domain-containing protein, with protein sequence MKKRFLYITIIVLPLLILVSVLLNVCWSQEYKDITVSGTAVIVGDNEDQAKKLAVHDALRTAVEMGVGVIIQSSSEVKDFELIKDEIKSNAEGYIKEYDIIKEGAKNGKYNVTLRAKVLTEKINEAFKKRLNKVARALGNPSITFVLTTWKKIGEKGGFESKTEQVDVSAKHRDRAQIDGGIDEKASAESKYSGSTRAKSSMSADISTKERASAEFKGSSSGKGMASASVAARGKATDDSIEASGDVKASRSYDGQAKADYQGSYDGKGRAAYEGSASRSGEASGSQSSSYKVKGAVDSSKAVDASLKVTKSSSSTMRLSEIEWKKFPDMTIIDAFGQEFKERGFDLMAADEARKIAQAESLASSPIDVFDREQVRKKAEKEGANYVARGEVQIIDYQISESTGKPVVRSKVGVEIIDVNSGDIVGVYSNTTNATSSSREEAEAQAIKKIAVLAAKTLAGQTVETWEKRSAVGQFYTIEVRNITNTRKQQRPLIKVIESVANIRQQTNPENKVLLIQVSFKGTKEKLGEVILDKLESEKILGFSAEEFDGPKIEGGKIVFIFTK